The Afipia massiliensis genome has a segment encoding these proteins:
- a CDS encoding PAS domain S-box protein, with the protein MSEADFQLHGIRDPRLAVHATSGLPAWVWSLDGAHILWANTIGAQLFGARNAAVLAEKIIGPADPHRRQAAQLAARLSPSGAPRLERLRGFGAPLGRLLTCSCARLTFADGTAGILIAAADPVGRPAPLTERLAHLVDSVTIPAMTFTPNGALAGANERAKNFPGLFNDLTGPGFDDARSGALRDGQAILQMDLGRVSVHRVGTGEATALVALIGAAVVPPRAPKPIPVVVASTVESAPAQTPKADPVVAATQSTPDAPPVQPVEVITQAVVDAPLHRAPPEPPAEVMPADVFGSVFDEPPEQKSPVQQIADTTTALQHVETQASNVSESASHDETSRHDAPADHVTRIYFDDERRKPPAQDIGTHDVSATLLELDGPPLTPRRHPLRFMWHMDEDGRFSLGLDEFTRLIGARTSAAFGRPWNEIADALGLDPEGQVAAAVATRETWSNIVVNWPADGAGARLPVELSGLPIYDRAGSFLGYRGFGVCRDVEGMARLAAQRRDDMLYASTPPATPFSDEPVVQDATAHDATSQEPVNQDITDAVDVHAPTEPLHLAGSTQDNFPTENSQRTESKPPVDTPQNVVPFPVAEPKAPALTAVESNAFDELARRLSARLENAAESDTLTDASVAELFATDEGEQTREPVAEPPALENPPAFLQPEPVLPRANAAQDSQLLDRLPVGVLVYRLDRLLYANKAFLASTGYNDLHALTEAGGLDALTVEAGAGTASSTSETGTPVVIAATSKSGPDKGEPADARLFAITWDGEPSHVLVFSGPRAATRSEPAPAVVITPVVVPSDDTTQAEELGTILDHTAEGVVVFDGEGHVLSCNRSAEVLFGRDDNEMAALNLTDLFAPDSQHAVQDYVNEVRTAAVASLLQHDRNMLGRARDGSAIPLSMTVGRTRPDNARFFAIFRDLSQAKKGEGDLIQARRQVERATNAKADILGRISHEVRMPLNAIIGFADVMIEERFGALGNERYVEYMKDIRASGQRVMAIIDDLLDLSRIESGKMELSFASQDLNSMVEQCVAVMQPQANRERIIIRTSLAHALPTVKADARALRQIAMNLIGNSIHLANTGGQVIVSTATTDFGDIVLRVRDTGHGLNDNEIAAAMAPFRTSGASDQTADGSVINLSLTKALVEANRAQFHIKTAPHSGTLIEVVFSHASAIA; encoded by the coding sequence ATGAGCGAAGCCGACTTCCAGCTTCACGGCATCCGCGATCCGCGCCTTGCGGTTCACGCGACAAGCGGCCTGCCTGCATGGGTCTGGTCGCTCGACGGCGCGCACATTCTCTGGGCCAACACCATCGGCGCACAACTGTTCGGCGCACGCAACGCCGCCGTGCTCGCGGAAAAAATCATCGGACCCGCGGACCCGCATCGCCGGCAGGCCGCGCAGCTCGCGGCACGGCTGTCGCCATCCGGCGCGCCGCGGCTGGAACGGCTGCGCGGTTTCGGCGCGCCGCTCGGCCGCCTCCTGACATGCTCCTGCGCGCGGCTCACCTTCGCCGATGGCACAGCAGGCATTCTCATCGCCGCCGCCGACCCGGTCGGCCGTCCGGCGCCGCTCACCGAACGGCTCGCGCATCTCGTGGACAGCGTCACGATTCCGGCCATGACCTTCACGCCGAACGGCGCGCTGGCGGGCGCGAACGAACGTGCGAAAAATTTCCCCGGCCTGTTCAACGATCTCACCGGCCCCGGCTTCGACGACGCGCGCAGCGGCGCGCTGCGCGACGGACAGGCGATCCTGCAAATGGATCTCGGCCGCGTCTCAGTGCATCGCGTCGGGACCGGCGAAGCAACAGCGCTAGTTGCATTGATCGGCGCCGCTGTTGTGCCGCCGCGCGCACCGAAGCCTATTCCCGTCGTTGTTGCATCAACCGTCGAGAGCGCTCCGGCGCAAACGCCAAAGGCCGACCCCGTCGTAGCAGCGACGCAGTCCACACCCGATGCGCCACCCGTACAGCCTGTTGAAGTGATTACTCAAGCTGTCGTTGACGCCCCGCTTCATCGCGCGCCGCCTGAACCGCCTGCCGAGGTGATGCCCGCCGACGTTTTCGGATCGGTGTTCGATGAGCCGCCCGAACAAAAATCGCCGGTTCAGCAGATCGCGGACACCACCACAGCGCTTCAGCACGTTGAGACTCAAGCGAGCAACGTTTCGGAGTCCGCGTCTCACGATGAAACCTCGCGTCACGACGCGCCGGCAGATCATGTGACGCGAATCTATTTCGACGACGAGCGCCGCAAACCACCGGCACAAGACATCGGCACACACGACGTGTCGGCGACGCTGCTCGAGTTGGACGGCCCGCCGCTGACGCCGCGGCGGCATCCGCTGCGCTTCATGTGGCACATGGACGAGGACGGCCGCTTTTCGCTCGGCCTCGATGAATTCACCCGCCTGATCGGCGCGCGCACCTCAGCCGCGTTCGGCAGGCCGTGGAATGAAATCGCCGATGCACTCGGCCTCGACCCCGAAGGCCAGGTGGCGGCAGCGGTCGCAACCCGCGAGACCTGGAGCAACATCGTCGTCAACTGGCCCGCCGACGGCGCGGGCGCGCGATTGCCGGTCGAACTGTCGGGTCTGCCGATCTACGACCGCGCCGGGAGTTTTTTGGGCTATCGCGGGTTCGGCGTCTGCCGCGACGTCGAAGGCATGGCGCGGCTGGCCGCGCAGCGCCGCGACGACATGCTGTACGCGTCGACGCCGCCCGCAACGCCTTTCTCCGACGAACCTGTTGTGCAGGACGCGACGGCTCATGACGCCACCAGCCAAGAACCGGTGAATCAGGACATCACGGACGCAGTGGACGTGCATGCGCCAACCGAACCGCTGCACCTCGCCGGCAGCACGCAAGACAATTTCCCGACAGAGAATTCACAGCGAACCGAATCGAAGCCCCCCGTGGACACTCCGCAGAACGTCGTACCGTTTCCCGTGGCCGAGCCGAAAGCGCCAGCGCTGACCGCGGTCGAGAGCAACGCCTTTGACGAACTGGCGCGGCGGCTGTCGGCCCGTCTCGAAAATGCAGCCGAGAGCGATACGCTCACCGACGCCTCGGTGGCCGAACTGTTCGCCACCGATGAGGGCGAACAAACCCGCGAACCCGTTGCCGAACCGCCTGCGCTCGAAAACCCGCCCGCATTCCTGCAGCCGGAGCCGGTGCTGCCGCGCGCCAACGCCGCGCAGGATTCGCAGTTACTCGATCGCCTGCCGGTCGGCGTGCTGGTCTACCGACTCGACCGGCTGCTCTACGCCAACAAGGCGTTTCTCGCCTCGACCGGATACAACGATCTTCACGCGCTGACCGAGGCCGGCGGTCTCGATGCGCTGACCGTCGAAGCCGGTGCGGGCACCGCCAGCAGCACTTCGGAGACCGGCACGCCGGTCGTGATCGCGGCGACCAGCAAGAGCGGGCCCGACAAGGGCGAACCCGCCGACGCCCGCCTGTTCGCCATTACATGGGACGGCGAACCGTCCCATGTGCTGGTGTTCTCCGGCCCGCGCGCCGCCACCCGGAGCGAGCCTGCGCCGGCGGTGGTCATAACGCCGGTTGTCGTGCCTAGCGACGACACCACGCAGGCGGAAGAACTCGGCACCATTCTCGACCATACCGCCGAGGGCGTTGTGGTGTTCGACGGTGAGGGCCATGTCCTCTCCTGCAACCGCAGCGCCGAAGTCCTGTTCGGCCGCGACGACAACGAGATGGCCGCGCTCAACCTGACCGATCTATTCGCGCCGGACAGCCAGCACGCGGTGCAGGACTATGTGAACGAAGTCAGGACCGCCGCAGTCGCGAGTCTGCTTCAGCACGACCGCAATATGCTGGGCCGCGCCCGCGACGGCAGCGCCATTCCGCTGTCGATGACCGTGGGCCGCACCCGTCCGGACAATGCGCGTTTCTTCGCGATCTTCCGCGACCTGTCGCAGGCGAAGAAGGGCGAAGGCGACCTGATACAGGCGCGGCGTCAGGTTGAACGCGCGACCAACGCCAAGGCCGACATTCTCGGACGGATCAGTCACGAGGTCCGCATGCCGCTCAACGCCATCATCGGCTTCGCCGACGTGATGATCGAGGAGCGTTTCGGCGCGCTCGGCAATGAACGCTATGTCGAGTACATGAAGGACATCCGCGCCTCCGGCCAGCGTGTGATGGCGATCATCGACGACCTGCTCGACCTGTCGCGGATCGAATCCGGCAAGATGGAACTGTCGTTCGCGAGCCAGGACCTCAACAGCATGGTCGAGCAATGCGTCGCCGTGATGCAGCCGCAGGCCAACCGCGAGCGCATCATCATCCGCACATCGCTGGCGCATGCGCTGCCGACCGTGAAGGCTGACGCCCGCGCGCTGCGCCAGATCGCGATGAACCTGATCGGCAATTCAATCCACCTGGCCAATACCGGCGGGCAGGTCATCGTCTCAACCGCGACCACCGATTTCGGCGATATCGTGCTGCGCGTCCGCGACACCGGACACGGCCTCAACGACAACGAGATCGCGGCCGCGATGGCGCCGTTCCGCACGTCGGGCGCATCGGACCAGACCGCCGACGGCTCGGTGATCAACCTGTCGCTGACCAAGGCGCTCGTTGAGGCCAACCGC